The following proteins come from a genomic window of Bacteroidota bacterium:
- a CDS encoding 50S ribosomal protein L1, whose product MKSSKRYLAAVKKVEGVGEVSISDAIAAVKSTPSAKFDESVDVAIRLGVDPRHADQVVRGTVRLPNGTGKTPKVLVLCNVNKVEEAKAAGADYVGLAEYVEKIKGGWFDFDVIVATPDVMAEVGKLGKVLGPRGLMPNPKSGTVSMDVKAAIEELKAGKIEFRVDKAGIVHALIGKKSFSHEALTENFNALLQTVIRLKPSAAKGTYIKSVAVSSTMGPSVRINRTLIGA is encoded by the coding sequence ATGAAGAGCAGTAAACGTTATCTTGCTGCGGTTAAAAAGGTAGAAGGAGTGGGAGAAGTTTCCATTTCTGATGCCATCGCTGCAGTTAAGAGCACACCAAGCGCAAAATTCGACGAGTCAGTCGATGTTGCAATCCGCTTGGGAGTTGATCCTCGGCATGCAGACCAGGTTGTCCGGGGCACCGTTCGCTTGCCGAACGGGACCGGTAAAACGCCAAAAGTTCTCGTTCTCTGTAACGTGAACAAGGTCGAAGAAGCAAAAGCAGCTGGTGCCGATTATGTCGGTCTGGCTGAATATGTGGAAAAGATCAAGGGCGGCTGGTTTGATTTCGATGTCATCGTAGCAACTCCCGATGTAATGGCTGAAGTAGGAAAGTTGGGTAAAGTTCTCGGACCCCGCGGTTTAATGCCGAATCCGAAATCTGGTACGGTTTCCATGGATGTGAAAGCAGCCATTGAGGAACTGAAAGCCGGAAAAATCGAATTCCGCGTTGATAAAGCCGGGATCGTTCATGCTCTCATTGGGAAAAAATCCTTTTCTCACGAAGCATTAACTGAGAACTTTAACGCCCTGCTTCAAACTGTCATCCGCCTGAAACCGAGCGCAGCCAAAGGAACCTACATTAAAAGTGTAGCCGTTTCCTCAACAATGGGGCCAAGTGTTCGGATTAACCGTACCTTGATTGGTGCTTAA
- a CDS encoding 50S ribosomal protein L10 yields MKKDEKALIVAEVTAKLKNTSGVYLTDFSGLTVERSNDLRNKFRQAGIQYMVVKNTLAKRSMTEVGGYDKLYDSLKQSTAIAFADRNDPIAPARIIREFLKTSEKPSLKAAYVDGEVFSGDKLEYLATLPTKEQLIARAMASINAPATNLVGIMSALMRNLMYAINEVAKKNN; encoded by the coding sequence ATGAAAAAAGATGAAAAAGCACTCATTGTCGCAGAAGTAACCGCGAAGTTGAAAAACACCAGCGGCGTCTATCTGACCGACTTCTCCGGACTCACGGTTGAGCGTTCCAATGATCTCCGTAACAAGTTTCGTCAGGCTGGTATTCAGTATATGGTGGTTAAAAACACCCTGGCCAAACGTTCCATGACGGAAGTCGGCGGATACGACAAACTGTATGATTCTCTGAAACAATCCACTGCAATTGCCTTTGCAGACCGGAACGATCCGATTGCCCCGGCACGGATTATCAGAGAGTTTCTGAAAACATCAGAAAAACCAAGTCTGAAAGCAGCCTATGTCGATGGCGAGGTGTTCAGTGGGGATAAGCTGGAATATCTGGCTACTCTGCCTACCAAGGAACAACTCATTGCCCGTGCCATGGCTTCAATCAATGCCCCGGCTACGAACCTTGTAGGTATCATGTCGGCCCTGATGCGGAACCTGATGTACGCCATCAACGAAGTTGCGAAAAAGAACAATTAA
- the rplL gene encoding 50S ribosomal protein L7/L12 yields MAAINTLVEEIGKLTLSEAAELVKALEEKFGVSAAAPVAVAAAPAAAAAAAPAEEKTEFDVILKDAGANKINVIKVVRAATGLGLKEAKDVVDGAPKSVKEAISKDDAMKLKKELEEAGAVVELK; encoded by the coding sequence ATGGCCGCTATCAATACTCTAGTTGAAGAAATCGGAAAGCTGACCCTTTCTGAAGCAGCTGAACTCGTAAAAGCACTCGAAGAAAAATTTGGTGTATCTGCCGCTGCTCCTGTAGCAGTTGCTGCTGCCCCGGCTGCTGCTGCTGCTGCTGCCCCGGCTGAAGAAAAGACCGAATTTGATGTCATCCTCAAAGATGCAGGTGCCAACAAGATCAATGTGATCAAAGTGGTTCGTGCAGCTACCGGTCTCGGTCTGAAAGAAGCCAAGGACGTGGTTGACGGTGCTCCCAAATCAGTTAAAGAAGCCATCTCGAAAGATGATGCTATGAAACTGAAGAAGGAGCTCGAAGAAGCCGGTGCTGTTGTAGAACTGAAGTAA
- the rpoB gene encoding DNA-directed RNA polymerase subunit beta — MDLSQFKRTESGRINFSKIEAAAEFPDLLSIQVESFKQFIQDTVPPDKRNNVGLQRVFQQNFPIFDNRENYILEFVEYYIDKPKYSVIECIERGLTFAVPLKAKLRLSTKDESGNSSDYIDTIEQEVYLGNLPYMTEKGTFIINGAERVIVSQLHRSPGVFFGESVHPNGTKLFSARIIPFRGSWVEFTTDVNDVMFAYIDRKKKFHITTLLRALGYPTNESIYDLFHLVEAVKVKSKSIQDYIDRMVITEVVDQETGEMILDTKTPLTAEIIDELKKAGVDTLKFLKAGKAEEFRVIVNTLNADKTFNEESALDHIYKQLRSGDAPDLETAKNVIERLFFSPKRYDLGDVGRYRINKKLGLNIPIDVTVLTREDIILIIHYLIDLKNNNKSLDDIDHLGNRRVRTVGEQLAAQFSVGLARMARTIKERMNLRDNESFAPQDLVNARTVSSVINAFFGTNQLSQFMDQTNPLAELTHKRRLSALGPGGLTRDRAGFEVRDVHYTHYGRLCPIETPEGPNIGLISSLCIYAKINDFGFIETPYRVVNEGKVQKEIIYLDAEEEEDKKIAQANAPLKTDGQFVNDRIKCRLQGDFPVLPPDEVELMDVAPNQIVSAAASLIPFLEHDDANRALMGSNMQRQAVPLLRPESPIVGTGLEWKVAKDSKAILVAEGEGEVIYVDANEIHVRYDRTMNGFDPTFADEQITRYRLLKFHRTNQDTCVNQRPIVRPGQKLHKGDVLADSSSTQEGELALGRNVLVAFMPWRGYNFEDAIIISERLVAEDVFTSIHVEEFELQVRDTKRGEEELTREIPNVSEEATRNLDENGIIRVGAEVYDGDIIIGKITPKGETDPTPEEKLLRAIFGDKAGDVKDASLKATPGLKGIVIGTKLFSRKKKDAIAKKEEKNRLETIEREFSEGTRNLYVQMGEKLGALLTGKKSSGIYMKDGETLVKKGAVIKTEDFRDPMTIADLDLQTRFTDDASTNEIFDVLVYNFTRKLEELEDWHKREKFKLQVGDELPPGIVQLAKVYVAKKRKLSVGDKMAGRHGNKGVVSKIVPVEDMPFMEDGTPVDIILNPLGVPSRMNLGQIYETSLGWAGKKLGLKFATPIFDGATFDDVQNFMKEAGLKTTGKTTLRDGRTGEKFDNDVTVGILYMLKLSHLVDDKIHARSIGPYSLITQQPLGGKAQFGGQRFGEMEVWALEAYGAANVLQEILTVKSDDVSGRSKVYEAIVKGENLPDPSTPESFNVLVRELQGLGLEVNID; from the coding sequence ATGGATCTTTCTCAATTTAAGCGCACCGAGTCGGGCCGGATTAATTTCTCGAAAATTGAAGCGGCTGCTGAATTTCCGGATCTGCTCAGTATTCAGGTCGAATCCTTCAAACAATTTATTCAGGATACAGTACCCCCGGATAAACGCAACAATGTTGGTCTGCAGCGGGTCTTCCAGCAAAACTTTCCCATCTTCGACAACCGGGAAAATTACATTCTCGAGTTTGTTGAATATTACATCGATAAACCAAAATACTCCGTCATCGAATGTATCGAGCGCGGTTTGACCTTTGCTGTTCCGCTGAAGGCCAAACTCCGTCTTTCAACAAAAGATGAATCGGGCAACAGCTCCGATTATATCGATACAATCGAACAGGAAGTCTATCTCGGTAATCTTCCCTATATGACCGAGAAGGGTACCTTTATTATCAATGGTGCCGAGCGGGTAATCGTTAGTCAGCTTCACCGGTCACCTGGTGTGTTTTTCGGCGAATCGGTTCATCCCAATGGTACCAAACTTTTCAGTGCCCGTATCATTCCTTTCCGCGGATCATGGGTGGAATTCACCACCGATGTGAACGATGTCATGTTTGCCTACATCGACAGAAAGAAAAAGTTCCACATCACCACACTTCTGCGTGCACTCGGATACCCAACCAATGAGTCCATTTATGACTTGTTTCATCTGGTTGAAGCGGTTAAGGTAAAATCAAAATCGATTCAGGATTATATCGACAGGATGGTGATCACCGAGGTGGTGGATCAGGAAACCGGTGAAATGATCCTTGATACGAAAACACCCCTTACTGCAGAAATTATTGATGAGCTGAAAAAGGCCGGTGTGGATACACTCAAGTTTCTGAAAGCCGGAAAGGCCGAAGAATTCAGGGTGATCGTTAATACACTCAATGCCGACAAAACCTTTAATGAGGAATCGGCACTGGATCATATCTATAAACAACTCCGCTCGGGTGATGCGCCTGATCTTGAAACCGCAAAGAACGTCATTGAAAGACTTTTCTTCAGCCCGAAACGGTATGATCTCGGTGATGTGGGTCGATATCGGATTAACAAAAAGCTCGGTCTGAATATCCCCATCGACGTAACAGTTCTTACCCGCGAGGATATTATTCTGATCATTCATTATCTGATTGATCTGAAAAATAACAATAAGTCACTCGATGATATTGACCACCTTGGCAATCGCCGGGTCCGTACCGTCGGTGAACAGCTTGCAGCACAGTTCAGTGTGGGTCTTGCCCGTATGGCGCGTACCATCAAGGAGCGGATGAACCTCCGGGATAACGAATCATTTGCGCCTCAGGATCTGGTGAACGCCAGAACCGTTTCGTCGGTAATTAATGCCTTTTTCGGAACCAACCAGCTGAGCCAGTTCATGGATCAGACCAACCCATTGGCAGAACTGACCCACAAGCGTCGTCTGTCTGCCCTTGGACCCGGCGGACTTACCCGCGATCGGGCCGGCTTCGAAGTTCGTGACGTCCATTATACCCATTATGGCCGCCTGTGTCCGATCGAAACGCCGGAAGGACCAAACATCGGTCTGATTTCATCACTCTGTATTTATGCCAAAATCAATGATTTCGGATTTATTGAAACCCCATACCGGGTGGTCAATGAAGGCAAGGTTCAGAAGGAAATCATCTATCTGGATGCCGAAGAAGAAGAAGACAAAAAGATTGCTCAGGCCAATGCCCCTCTGAAAACAGATGGTCAGTTTGTAAATGACCGTATTAAATGCCGGTTACAGGGTGACTTTCCCGTGCTTCCTCCCGATGAAGTGGAACTGATGGATGTTGCACCGAATCAGATTGTATCGGCCGCGGCCTCACTGATTCCATTCCTGGAACATGATGATGCAAACCGTGCCCTCATGGGATCAAACATGCAACGCCAGGCGGTACCGCTTCTGCGTCCGGAGAGTCCGATTGTCGGAACCGGTCTTGAGTGGAAAGTAGCCAAGGATTCCAAAGCCATTCTGGTTGCGGAAGGAGAAGGCGAAGTCATTTATGTGGATGCCAATGAAATTCATGTCCGGTATGACCGGACCATGAACGGATTCGATCCGACCTTTGCCGATGAGCAGATCACCCGCTACCGTCTGCTGAAATTTCACAGAACCAATCAGGATACCTGTGTGAATCAGCGTCCGATTGTTAGACCCGGGCAAAAACTCCATAAAGGGGATGTCCTGGCCGATTCTTCATCGACTCAGGAAGGCGAACTGGCGCTTGGAAGAAATGTCTTGGTTGCCTTCATGCCCTGGAGAGGATACAACTTTGAAGATGCCATCATTATCTCAGAGCGACTGGTTGCTGAAGATGTGTTTACTTCCATCCATGTCGAAGAGTTTGAACTTCAGGTTCGGGACACCAAGCGGGGCGAAGAAGAACTGACCCGTGAAATTCCGAACGTGTCTGAAGAGGCAACGCGGAATCTGGATGAGAACGGCATCATCCGTGTAGGTGCTGAAGTATATGATGGTGATATCATCATCGGAAAAATCACTCCAAAGGGTGAAACAGATCCGACTCCGGAAGAAAAATTACTCCGGGCCATCTTTGGTGATAAGGCCGGAGATGTTAAGGATGCTTCCCTGAAGGCGACTCCGGGACTGAAAGGTATCGTCATCGGTACCAAACTCTTTTCCCGCAAGAAAAAAGACGCCATTGCCAAGAAGGAAGAAAAGAACCGCCTCGAAACCATTGAACGCGAGTTCAGTGAAGGCACCCGAAATCTGTACGTTCAGATGGGTGAAAAACTGGGCGCTCTTCTGACTGGTAAAAAGTCATCCGGAATTTACATGAAAGATGGCGAAACCCTGGTTAAAAAGGGTGCCGTGATCAAAACTGAAGACTTCCGTGATCCGATGACCATTGCCGATCTCGATCTGCAAACACGGTTCACCGATGATGCCTCGACCAATGAAATATTCGATGTGCTGGTATACAATTTTACCAGAAAGCTCGAGGAACTAGAAGACTGGCATAAACGTGAGAAGTTTAAACTTCAGGTTGGTGATGAATTGCCTCCGGGAATTGTCCAGTTGGCAAAAGTCTATGTTGCTAAAAAACGCAAACTTTCGGTGGGCGATAAAATGGCCGGCCGTCACGGTAACAAGGGCGTGGTATCCAAGATTGTTCCTGTTGAAGACATGCCGTTTATGGAAGACGGAACACCGGTCGATATCATCCTCAATCCGCTGGGCGTACCCAGCCGGATGAACCTTGGTCAGATTTACGAAACATCGCTCGGATGGGCCGGAAAAAAACTGGGTCTCAAATTTGCCACCCCGATTTTTGACGGAGCCACTTTTGATGATGTTCAGAATTTCATGAAGGAAGCTGGTCTTAAAACCACCGGCAAAACCACGCTTCGTGATGGCCGTACAGGTGAAAAATTCGATAATGATGTCACCGTCGGTATTCTGTACATGCTCAAACTTTCTCACCTGGTTGATGATAAGATTCACGCACGCTCTATCGGACCATATTCACTCATTACCCAGCAACCGTTGGGTGGTAAGGCACAGTTCGGTGGTCAGCGTTTCGGAGAAATGGAAGTATGGGCACTGGAAGCCTACGGGGCAGCCAATGTCCTTCAGGAAATCCTGACTGTGAAGTCGGATGACGTTTCCGGACGTTCCAAAGTTTACGAAGCGATTGTTAAAGGTGAAAACCTGCCGGATCCTTCCACACCAGAATCTTTCAACGTTCTGGTACGGGAACTTCAGGGTCTTGGCCTGGAAGTCAATATCGATTAA